In one Micromonospora polyrhachis genomic region, the following are encoded:
- a CDS encoding phosphotransferase family protein: MTTPLGTTVDDLVELEVIVTAAGRVLGRPYGSGAALPHIRLSNSWPPPSSQLPARVTTETGLVVALLEPLDATVFVAEPVDGEPTGGYGWYDPAAFAGTTVRDWVARSAPTTRPPWYRSGWFSRAVDWIDATLASRGGRRTGPVAQIRHWTTSAVLCAPTSEGRVFLKAVLPHLAHEPQLIRHLAGSWPRAVPELLAHSPDDGWWLTADFDAQPPVRDAIGALRMLARIQVGAVDQVRRLREIGCPQIGLDDLADQVPALMRRADLWQRAGTPDRAQLTRIGMWLQDRCAELEDFDLPLTLVHGDFHQHNAADRTDGPLLFDWSFAAVSHPLFDLAGWLHSVGEQDARRQLTAYLDGWRKFATPGTLLDAWRTARPVAALVELAKFADLADRMGPAYAFDYLPMAYVWARRIRDAFDGRDGQLTGWRDPQ; the protein is encoded by the coding sequence GTGACCACGCCGCTCGGCACCACAGTGGACGACCTGGTGGAACTCGAAGTGATCGTCACGGCCGCCGGCCGGGTCCTCGGCCGGCCGTACGGTTCGGGTGCGGCCCTGCCCCACATCCGGCTGTCCAACAGTTGGCCCCCGCCGAGCAGCCAGTTACCGGCTCGGGTCACCACCGAGACCGGCCTCGTGGTGGCCCTACTCGAACCACTCGACGCGACGGTGTTCGTGGCGGAGCCGGTCGACGGCGAACCGACCGGCGGATACGGCTGGTACGACCCGGCCGCCTTCGCTGGCACGACGGTCCGCGACTGGGTGGCCCGTTCCGCGCCCACCACCCGACCACCGTGGTATCGGTCAGGCTGGTTCAGCCGGGCCGTCGACTGGATCGACGCGACGCTGGCCAGCCGGGGCGGACGCCGGACGGGACCGGTCGCCCAGATCCGGCACTGGACGACCTCCGCCGTACTCTGTGCCCCGACCTCCGAGGGCCGGGTGTTCCTGAAGGCGGTGCTGCCGCACCTGGCCCACGAGCCACAGCTCATCAGGCACCTCGCGGGTTCGTGGCCAAGGGCGGTGCCCGAGCTGCTCGCCCACTCCCCTGACGACGGCTGGTGGCTCACCGCCGACTTCGACGCCCAGCCACCGGTACGCGATGCGATCGGCGCCCTGCGAATGCTGGCCCGGATCCAGGTCGGTGCGGTCGACCAGGTACGACGGTTGCGGGAGATCGGCTGCCCGCAGATCGGTCTCGACGACCTCGCCGATCAGGTGCCGGCACTGATGCGCCGGGCCGACCTGTGGCAACGCGCCGGCACACCGGACCGGGCGCAGTTGACCCGGATCGGAATGTGGTTGCAGGACCGGTGCGCCGAACTGGAGGACTTCGACCTCCCGCTCACCCTCGTGCACGGTGACTTCCACCAGCACAACGCCGCCGACCGGACGGACGGTCCGCTGCTGTTCGACTGGAGTTTCGCCGCCGTCTCGCACCCGCTGTTCGACCTCGCCGGCTGGCTGCACTCGGTCGGCGAGCAGGACGCCCGACGGCAGCTCACCGCCTATCTGGACGGCTGGCGGAAGTTCGCCACACCGGGCACACTGCTGGACGCATGGCGGACCGCCCGGCCGGTCGCCGCCCTGGTGGAGTTGGCCAAGTTCGCCGATCTGGCCGACCGGATGGGCCCGGCGTACGCGTTCGACTACCTGCCGATGGCGTACGTCTGGGCCCGCCGGATCCGCGACGCGTTCGATGGCCGGGACGGGCAGCTCACCGGCTGGCGCGATCCGCAGTGA
- a CDS encoding ferredoxin, producing the protein MFVEANPERCCGAGMCALAAPEVFGQDEEAGTVLVLASPPDVEHWEAVQDAVQLCPSGAIRIVMSRVDEQPI; encoded by the coding sequence ATGTTCGTCGAGGCGAACCCCGAGCGATGTTGCGGTGCGGGGATGTGTGCCCTCGCCGCACCCGAAGTCTTCGGCCAGGATGAGGAGGCCGGAACGGTGCTGGTGTTGGCCTCACCGCCGGACGTCGAACACTGGGAGGCGGTGCAGGACGCCGTACAGTTGTGTCCCTCCGGTGCGATCCGGATCGTCATGAGCCGAGTCGACGAACAGCCGATCTGA
- a CDS encoding cytochrome P450, whose translation MTSTVPIPQGIPLQRVQPFDPPTDLTALRDERPVSRMIYPDGHEGWLVTGYDAARAVLADVRFSSRRELIRSPISLDVPPQRLEPAPPGAMIVTDPPEHTRYRRLLMGQFTVRRMNQLTPRIQQITDDHLAAMRKEGPPADLVRSFALPIPSLVICELLGVPYETRDEFQRESAVLFDLHIKAEQRQAAATKLERFLQDLVEHKRAEPGDDLLGGLVTGSDLTDEELTNIGLLLLIAGHETTANMLALGTFALLQHPEQMAALRSEPELAVNAVEELLRYLSIIHIGPMRAATEDVEIEGELIRAGESVTVSVPGANWDSARFPEPEQLDITRRATGHLSFGHGVHQCLGQQLARVEMRIAYPALLREFPTLGLAVPAREVPLRTDMAIYGVHRLPVTW comes from the coding sequence ATGACCTCGACGGTACCGATCCCCCAGGGAATACCCCTCCAACGTGTCCAGCCGTTCGATCCGCCAACCGATCTCACCGCGTTGCGTGACGAACGGCCGGTCAGCCGCATGATCTATCCCGACGGGCACGAGGGCTGGCTGGTGACTGGCTACGACGCGGCCCGGGCGGTGCTGGCGGACGTCCGGTTCAGCTCACGTCGAGAACTGATCCGGTCACCTATTTCGCTGGATGTGCCGCCGCAGCGCCTGGAACCGGCACCGCCGGGAGCCATGATCGTCACTGATCCGCCCGAACACACCCGCTACCGTCGGCTGCTCATGGGGCAGTTCACCGTCCGACGAATGAACCAGCTCACCCCACGCATCCAGCAGATCACCGACGACCACCTGGCCGCGATGCGCAAGGAAGGGCCACCGGCGGACCTGGTGCGATCCTTCGCGTTGCCCATCCCGTCCCTGGTGATCTGCGAACTGCTCGGTGTGCCGTACGAGACCCGGGACGAATTCCAGCGCGAATCCGCCGTACTGTTCGATCTGCATATCAAGGCCGAGCAGCGCCAGGCCGCAGCCACCAAGCTGGAGCGGTTTCTCCAGGATCTGGTGGAACACAAGCGGGCGGAGCCGGGAGACGACCTGCTCGGCGGTCTGGTCACCGGCAGCGACCTGACCGACGAGGAACTGACCAACATCGGGCTGCTGCTGCTCATCGCCGGCCACGAGACCACCGCCAACATGCTCGCGCTCGGGACGTTCGCGCTGCTACAGCACCCGGAACAGATGGCGGCGTTGCGGTCGGAGCCGGAACTGGCCGTCAACGCGGTCGAGGAACTGCTGCGCTATCTGAGCATCATCCACATCGGGCCGATGCGTGCCGCGACCGAGGACGTCGAAATCGAGGGCGAGCTGATCCGGGCCGGAGAGTCGGTCACCGTGTCAGTACCCGGAGCCAACTGGGATTCGGCGCGCTTTCCCGAGCCGGAGCAGCTCGACATCACCCGGCGCGCCACCGGCCATCTCTCCTTCGGCCACGGTGTGCACCAGTGCCTCGGGCAGCAGCTGGCCCGGGTGGAGATGCGGATCGCCTACCCGGCACTACTGCGCGAGTTTCCCACGCTGGGGCTGGCCGTACCGGCCCGGGAGGTTCCCCTGCGGACCGACATGGCCATCTATGGCGTGCATCGACTTCCGGTCACCTGGTAG
- a CDS encoding endo-1,4-beta-xylanase encodes MIDRRTHPGRGRRRTLVGLLTATALAMIAGAVVPALASSATTLKDLAEAKGKEIGFALDPNRLSESAYRNIADTEFNLVVAENAMKWDATEPARGSFNWNGADQVANYATSGGKKLYGHTLVWHSQLPGWVSNLSSPAELRTAMVDHISAVAGRYRGRVTAWDVVNEAFNDDGSRRSSVFQQRLGNGYIEEAFRAARAADPTAKLCINDYSTDGINNKSTAIYSLVQDFKARGVPIDCVGFQAHLIVGQVPANMQQNLQRFADLGVDVRITELDIRMQTPADATKLANQAADYRRVFQVCLAVARCAGVTVWGITDRYSWVPGTFPGQGAALIWDDNYQRKPAYDAVTEALGGIVTPTPTPTVTSPTTPPPVGGCRVSYTPNTWNTGFTANVTVANLGTTTVNGWILTFGFTAGQQVTSGWNATVTQSGGQVTAQNMSWNGTIPPNGSQSFGFQGTHSGTNPSPTSYALNGNPCTIG; translated from the coding sequence ATGATCGACAGAAGGACCCATCCGGGGAGAGGCCGTCGCCGTACCCTCGTCGGGCTTCTCACGGCCACGGCCCTGGCGATGATCGCCGGGGCCGTGGTGCCGGCCCTTGCCAGTTCCGCCACTACGCTCAAGGACCTGGCGGAGGCGAAGGGGAAGGAGATCGGCTTCGCCCTCGACCCGAACCGCCTGTCGGAGTCCGCCTATCGCAACATCGCCGACACCGAGTTCAACCTGGTCGTCGCCGAGAACGCGATGAAGTGGGACGCCACCGAGCCCGCGCGGGGCTCGTTCAACTGGAACGGCGCCGACCAGGTGGCGAACTACGCCACCAGCGGCGGCAAGAAGCTGTACGGCCACACGCTGGTCTGGCACTCGCAACTGCCCGGCTGGGTCAGCAACCTGTCGTCACCGGCCGAACTGCGTACCGCAATGGTCGACCACATCAGCGCGGTGGCCGGGCGTTATCGCGGTCGGGTGACCGCCTGGGACGTGGTCAACGAGGCGTTCAACGACGACGGATCCCGCCGGAGTTCGGTGTTCCAGCAGCGGCTCGGCAACGGCTACATCGAGGAGGCGTTCCGGGCCGCCCGAGCTGCCGACCCGACCGCCAAACTGTGCATCAACGACTACAGCACCGACGGGATCAACAACAAGAGCACCGCGATCTACAGCCTGGTCCAGGACTTCAAGGCGCGGGGCGTACCGATCGACTGTGTCGGCTTCCAGGCGCATCTGATCGTCGGGCAAGTGCCGGCCAATATGCAGCAGAACCTCCAGCGCTTCGCTGACCTCGGAGTCGACGTACGCATCACCGAGCTGGACATCCGCATGCAGACTCCGGCCGACGCCACCAAGTTGGCCAACCAGGCCGCCGACTACCGGCGGGTCTTCCAGGTGTGCCTGGCGGTGGCCCGGTGTGCCGGTGTCACGGTCTGGGGCATCACCGACCGGTACTCCTGGGTCCCCGGCACCTTCCCCGGCCAGGGGGCGGCGTTGATCTGGGACGACAACTACCAGCGGAAGCCGGCGTACGACGCGGTGACCGAGGCGCTCGGCGGAATCGTGACGCCCACGCCGACGCCGACGGTCACCTCGCCCACCACTCCGCCGCCAGTCGGTGGCTGCCGGGTCAGCTACACACCCAACACGTGGAACACCGGCTTCACCGCCAACGTCACCGTCGCCAACCTCGGCACGACGACCGTCAACGGCTGGATCCTGACCTTCGGCTTCACCGCCGGCCAGCAGGTCACCTCGGGCTGGAACGCCACCGTGACACAGTCCGGTGGGCAGGTCACCGCCCAAAACATGAGCTGGAACGGCACGATACCCCCGAACGGTTCGCAGAGCTTCGGCTTCCAGGGGACGCACAGCGGCACCAACCCGTCGCCCACGTCGTACGCCCTGAACGGCAACCCTTGCACCATCGGCTGA